The Juglans microcarpa x Juglans regia isolate MS1-56 chromosome 2D, Jm3101_v1.0, whole genome shotgun sequence DNA window ACTGACACTAGCATCGACATGGAAACTCTAATTGGCAAATTAATCATTTAGTGTTAATACAATAAGGCAAGCAtgtatttatattcaaattaataatttggttcccacaaaaataagtaaaatcTCTAGATAGATTTGCATTTTTCAGGGTCCTAGTGGAAGAATagagatcttttttttttatttttttattttttaataagagtacAGCCTTTAAAATCGAGTCGAACTTCTGAGGTAAAAATATAGACATGCATGACACCTTTGGCTTACATCTAATCAAACAAATGGTTGAATTGTCATGCATGTTAAGCTAGCAAATGAACGAACGAGACTAATATTTGTGAATGTACTCAAACattcataattaaattgatCTGAAACTGACGATTGGGTCGATTTACTACCTTTAATAGAATTGCATCAGCATTAGGAATGGCCTCAAACATGTTACCCTCAACATGGGAGACCCCTTGGTGCATTGGTGCCGTTGTGATAACATGAGGCAGATCGAAGTTGATGGCTTTGATGTGTGGATGTGCTTTCACAATCTTAGCCACCATCTCGCCAGTCCCACCTCCCACATCCACCAACGAGCCATTAATGGAACCGAACCCTTCTCTGTATCCCCATAAGATGGGCTCTGCCACGAGCTTGGCCGTGCAAGCCATTGCATCGTTGAACATTTGATTGAATTTAGGGTTGTTGTGGGCAAAGTCTATGACCTCACAACCATGGACCTTGCTGAAACCAGTGCCACCTTCCTTGACACATTGGCTAAGGGAAAACCAGGAAGTCATTAGCCCTGGATGGCTTTGCATCAATATGAATGGAACCAGGCTAAATTCAGAGCCTTGCATGAGCCATCTTGACGTGTGAGCTGTCAACCCATAGAGAGTGATCTCCCCAGAGTCTGATGGCTGATGATGAGTGGTGAAGATATCTTTGCGCACTAGCAATCTCATGACGCGTGCGAGGTTGTCGACGTTTAGAGAGGGAGAGTCTATACCAGCAGCTATCTGGGATAGAGTGATTGGGCCACCGTGGGAGTGTATGATGTCAACAATGCCAAGTTCCAAGGCACATCTCAGTGCCATGGAGTCCGTAAAGGCAAATATGTTTCCCCAAAGCTTTGCTTGGCCTTGCATCATTGCCTCCATAGTTGTGAGTTCCattttctcactctctcttatGGAGTAATACTCGTGCGATTTCAATTGGTATATAAAGACAGAGTAGAGTTTGGTAGCTACATGCCCCTGCCTATGGCCCATGGGGAGGGAAGGTAGAACTCCCAAAGCCGGTGCATGGATCCTTGGGAGCCGTCTTAACAATAAATCCTcctaattaataaaatagatcaCTAGCTAGAAATATCATCAAGTACTTCATTtaatcaagatatatatattgcctAGGCCCATGCCTACGGGCCGGAGGCGGGATGGTAGAACTCCCAAAGCCACTGGCATGGATCCTTTGGAGCTACCTCACTCTCAGTACGACAAATTATGCTTTTTCCTGAAGTGATTTTGTTGcaattagtttatatatattcttgtatGAATTGACTTTTTTCTGCCACATCAAGCCGTAACGGACTCACCGAACTTCCGAATCAGAGCAAGTTTTTCTACCTAATTAGCAATTTGTGGCCTTAAAAactgtcatatatatataagagttatAAATGAACAAGTCTATTCAACATTATAGA harbors:
- the LOC121248872 gene encoding desmethylxanthohumol 6'-O-methyltransferase-like, producing MELTTMEAMMQGQAKLWGNIFAFTDSMALRCALELGIVDIIHSHGGPITLSQIAAGIDSPSLNVDNLARVMRLLVRKDIFTTHHQPSDSGEITLYGLTAHTSRWLMQGSEFSLVPFILMQSHPGLMTSWFSLSQCVKEGGTGFSKVHGCEVIDFAHNNPKFNQMFNDAMACTAKLVAEPILWGYREGFGSINGSLVDVGGGTGEMVAKIVKAHPHIKAINFDLPHVITTAPMHQGVSHVEGNMFEAIPNADAILLKRVLHGFSDEDCIKILKNCVKAIPKKTGKIIIVEHVLEPNGNGPFDETGLAFDLIMMTVAPSGKERTELDWKKLLEEGGFPHHKIIKIPVFLSIIEAHPA